The genomic DNA CTGGCATGCATAATCATCGGCCTGATTATCGCGTTTTATCGCGGTTTTCTGGTTATGAGCTTTGATGAGGAATTTGCACGCAGTCGCGGTGTGCCCGTGGATTTCCTCTATTTTCTGCTTATCGCCATGGTAGGGCTGAGCGTGGTTATGATCATCCGCGTGGTCGGTCTGATTCTGGTGATCGCCCTGTTGACCATCCCGCCGTTCATGGCCGAGCGGCGGACGACGTCACTCGGTACAATGATGGCCGTAGCCTCTGTGTTGAGCGCATTCTTTACCGTTTCCGGACTGCTGTTTTCCTATTATGCCGACATTACGTCCGGCGCGGCGATTATCGCCGTGGCGACGACGTGTTTCTTCTTTTCGCTGTTGCTGCCGGGGAAGAAGATGGCATAGGGAGTTCAAGCCTGTCGCATAGAGGTGCGATCCAGCAAAATCAAGGCAGGGAGAATCGTGTTACGATTTCCTCTCTGCCTTTTTGTTTGTTTCTATACGAGGTTGATTCGTTTGCACTGCGACCCCTTGGGGATGAACAGGAGCATTTCCGGGATGCCGTCCACTGGCTGTTCCAGCTTTTGGGCCAGAAAGCGTGACGGTTCTTTTTCAAAGAGCGGGCCGGGGTTGTTGAAGGTTCGGCAGTACATTTCGCCCCAGTTGGTCGTGTAGATGACCGCAGCCTGTTCGATCTTTTTCGATTCGGGCGGGGCCATGAGGTTGAAGATGAGGAAAATGCGGGTGACACTCTCGGCTTCAAGTCCCTCGTTGATGTCGCGTTCAAACGTTTCGTCGAAGGGAAAGAATTCGTGCAGGGCTGGCATGAGTTTCTGAAGATCAGCGACGGAAATGGGGGCGATGGTCCGGTCGGCCTGAAGATGGGTCTTGGGGCTGTATATCCGGTTGGCGAGGAGCCATGCGAGCATGTGGACGGGGTCTCCGCTTCGATGCAGGAGCTGGAGTGCGTCCGCTGATTTCTTGGCCTCGGACTTGGAGCCGCCTCGCGTGACCCAGATGGTTTTTTTGCCGGGAGCCTTTTCCGCACACAGGTGCAGGATGGCGAAACCGTTGCCCTTGGTGTCCATGAACGGGACTCGCATGATCTTGTTTGTTTTTCTGGAAAAATTGGCTGCGATTCGCCGTCCCATGCGAGTCAGGTCTTCTGCGTTGATGAGTGTGCCTGCGCCATTTTGTTTTTTGAGGCCGTCCTGAATGCGCTGGTAGGTGTGGACCATGTATTCGCGGACCGCTGTTCCGACCTTGAGTGAAGAATCGAAGCTTCGATTGTCTTTTTTCGCCTTTACTTTTTCCGGATCGGTATACCCTTTGCCGAACAGCGCCTCGATAAGACTGGCGTCCTCGAAACGGGCCGGAAGATTCAGGAAAAATGGGATATCCTGTAGATTGGCCTTGAACATGAAGGACTCGGTGAGCAGGCGGGCCGCCTCTTTGTCACCCCGTTTGGCGTAGTAATTGTGCAGGGTGGCGAAGAGTGCTCCGTAAGGGTCAGCCCGCTGGACACCGCGTCGGCGCAGGAAAAGGTTGTGCTTGATGCGGTCACACAGGGTCAGGCGGGATGCACTTGTGTCCGCATAGGTTTCAAGCAGACCGAGTTTGAGAACCGATTTGAACGGCGAATGGACCGCCTTGACCATCTGCCAGAGCGCGCCGCCGAAATACTCGGTCGGTGGAACCGGGGCCAGATGCCCGAAGTCCTCAAGACGCTTTCTGCCTATGGTCGGGTATTTTTTGATGGTCGAGAGGTTGGCCTCGTATGCTTTTTGGCTGGCTCCGGCCGGTGTAACCCACCATGCTATGTTCTTGCCCGCGATACGCAGGGCGGTTCGGTAGAATTCCTCTTTCAGCAGCAGGGCCTGCGCTGAGCCGGAGCTTTCCTCGTCGCCGGATGAGAACCTGTTGGCGCGGACATCGTCCATGCTCATGGGGAAGAAGTGTGCTTCAATCCCGAACTCGCTTTCCGCCCAGAGGCCGAGGGCGTCGAGTTTCTTTTTCAGGCCGTGCTCCGCTTCCGGGGTTAACTGTCCTTCGTAGCAGACCCAGCAGTCTATGTCGGATTTGGCTGTCTGGGCGACGGTGCCGAGGCTTCCCATGGCATAGACTGCGGTGATGCGGATATCCCGCTTGCCTCGTGAAGGTTTGTAGTCGGGGAAATAGTGCTTGGCGAGTTCCAGTGTGGTCAGGCAGGGAGAATACCCCCAGACTTCGCAGGACGGCACGTTGTCGAGGTTGAATTTCTGCTCGAAAACATTGGTGTTGATGAGGTGCGGCATGATGCGCACGTATACCTGTTTCGTTTTTTCAATGCTGCTGATGGCGCGATTCAGGCGTTTGCGGTTGAATTCGAGCATGCGTTCCTCCCGCTTGAGAAACGTCAGCTCCCGTGCCCATGAAGTCAGTACCTTGGCCGCAGCTTCCGGTGGGATTACGGCTGGGTCGGGTAATGGTT from uncultured Pseudodesulfovibrio sp. includes the following:
- a CDS encoding class I adenylate cyclase, whose amino-acid sequence is MSTEITDIAQLSTMIRNCSSMTASSEVPDIKSVVQNFIRALDRREPPSVFHTVPVADACLNFYRLIHQSKDSHIIRLCLSALLRAGKFGRSLAARFVAAKAVSLREMAAIVTGLDACDRLALGHEMLLDYPGDHDKQTISWLEGLMTPLATTDPAELLPFLTSLGRNGEELAFPARQTLKSGAFGKWMTTRLKTGASGEELEDICHLLIAMNDPEMAATLAVSISVGFISPTPLSLRTVTQVTEVGERRVLDMFIKLLKSAHKDIAGHCLDGIIAQNAKSAGKLLATIRVKMPSLKRAANSRVPLLEDKALQSYFAALPDSMRESARSDAFSALLALAPDFVNKLTHADFDQPTPSSDEDAYELTKKIEPCPKERVLARFFGSRRKTLEKLLPKRRNIRDIELVCSNVEKEELDGREFSGLKLTRSTFTDVTFIRTKMANCNLAGSAISGGATTGCNFKNVDFSAVDIMGMNFSKCSFTNCNFTGTGFTDCRFSDCRFRECSFGGAAFLNTKMRMTGFNASSLAGISFYESDIRSTRFETVDLTNAQFSGSRFQGVEFPGSILRAASIDETSFHSVDMPGASVSGCRIINSDISHPFFLGNKLQELPELAERAAGEPLPDPAVIPPEAAAKVLTSWARELTFLKREERMLEFNRKRLNRAISSIEKTKQVYVRIMPHLINTNVFEQKFNLDNVPSCEVWGYSPCLTTLELAKHYFPDYKPSRGKRDIRITAVYAMGSLGTVAQTAKSDIDCWVCYEGQLTPEAEHGLKKKLDALGLWAESEFGIEAHFFPMSMDDVRANRFSSGDEESSGSAQALLLKEEFYRTALRIAGKNIAWWVTPAGASQKAYEANLSTIKKYPTIGRKRLEDFGHLAPVPPTEYFGGALWQMVKAVHSPFKSVLKLGLLETYADTSASRLTLCDRIKHNLFLRRRGVQRADPYGALFATLHNYYAKRGDKEAARLLTESFMFKANLQDIPFFLNLPARFEDASLIEALFGKGYTDPEKVKAKKDNRSFDSSLKVGTAVREYMVHTYQRIQDGLKKQNGAGTLINAEDLTRMGRRIAANFSRKTNKIMRVPFMDTKGNGFAILHLCAEKAPGKKTIWVTRGGSKSEAKKSADALQLLHRSGDPVHMLAWLLANRIYSPKTHLQADRTIAPISVADLQKLMPALHEFFPFDETFERDINEGLEAESVTRIFLIFNLMAPPESKKIEQAAVIYTTNWGEMYCRTFNNPGPLFEKEPSRFLAQKLEQPVDGIPEMLLFIPKGSQCKRINLV